In Gemmata obscuriglobus, a single genomic region encodes these proteins:
- a CDS encoding glycosyltransferase family 87 protein, protein MPPKLRTLLVVLVGGAAVAAVADRIVSTPGLFSPRDFIEYWAAGRVNLRGGNPYDPRQVLAEQQSVEPHRDGALMMWNPPPALAVYMPLGAVPAKWAALLWCVAQFGAVMGACALLWREYAPGRPWRAPAAALPFVGTWWVVTYGQNTGFMLLGLAGFLHFVRRDRPLAAGACAALTALKPHLLAAFGVLLIADALSRRGRRALAAGTGAVAAALVVALVPNPDVLEQFVTAARNPRPETIPLSGYALPVPAYWLRVWLARESFWVQFVPCAVACAALLARRLRQGAAWDWGHELPLVVAVSVLTTPYGGWIFDLPVLLVPVAWALARLVRTGRRTGAVVFVAGQAVITVMTFATPGALHAYWWVAPAALALCLLPYWPAHVRRMSPH, encoded by the coding sequence ATGCCGCCGAAGCTCCGCACGCTACTCGTGGTCCTCGTGGGCGGTGCGGCGGTCGCGGCCGTCGCCGACCGCATCGTCTCCACGCCCGGGCTGTTCTCCCCGCGCGACTTCATCGAATACTGGGCGGCCGGGCGGGTGAACCTGCGCGGCGGGAACCCCTACGACCCGCGCCAGGTGCTGGCCGAGCAGCAGTCGGTCGAACCGCACCGCGACGGCGCGCTGATGATGTGGAACCCGCCGCCGGCGCTGGCGGTGTACATGCCATTGGGCGCGGTTCCGGCGAAATGGGCCGCGCTCCTCTGGTGCGTGGCGCAGTTCGGCGCGGTGATGGGGGCGTGCGCGCTGTTGTGGCGCGAGTACGCCCCCGGGCGGCCGTGGCGCGCGCCCGCCGCGGCGCTGCCGTTCGTGGGCACCTGGTGGGTCGTGACCTACGGGCAGAACACCGGGTTCATGCTGCTCGGGCTGGCCGGGTTCCTGCACTTCGTGCGGCGCGACCGGCCACTGGCCGCCGGCGCGTGCGCGGCGCTGACCGCGCTGAAGCCGCACCTGCTCGCGGCGTTCGGCGTGCTCCTCATCGCCGACGCGCTCTCCCGCCGCGGCCGGCGCGCCCTCGCGGCCGGGACCGGGGCCGTGGCCGCGGCGCTGGTGGTGGCGCTGGTGCCGAACCCGGACGTTCTGGAACAGTTCGTCACGGCGGCTCGGAACCCGCGGCCGGAAACGATTCCGCTGTCCGGGTACGCGCTCCCCGTGCCGGCGTACTGGCTCCGCGTGTGGCTCGCGCGCGAGAGCTTCTGGGTGCAGTTCGTGCCGTGCGCGGTCGCGTGTGCGGCGCTGCTCGCCCGCCGGCTCCGGCAGGGGGCCGCGTGGGATTGGGGGCACGAGCTGCCGCTCGTGGTCGCGGTGTCCGTGCTCACCACGCCCTACGGCGGGTGGATCTTCGACCTGCCGGTGCTGCTGGTGCCGGTGGCGTGGGCGCTGGCCCGCCTCGTCCGCACCGGGCGCCGCACGGGGGCGGTGGTGTTCGTCGCGGGGCAGGCGGTTATCACGGTGATGACGTTCGCGACCCCGGGCGCACTTCATGCGTACTGGTGGGTTGCGCCGGCGGCGCTGGCGCTGTGCCTTCTGCCCTACTGGCCGGCGCACGTTCGTAGAATGTCACCTCATTGA
- a CDS encoding NAD(P)/FAD-dependent oxidoreductase translates to MSDGTTAHKVVIIGGGFGGLVAAQALNKTPTEVTLIDRRNFHLFQPLLYQVATGALSPANIASPLRSILKRQKNTHVLLGEVTGFDVPAKAVLLKDGTRVPFDTLIVATGSTHHYFGKTDWAERAPGLKTIEDATEVRRRVLSAFERAERATDPKERARQLTFVVVGGGPTGVEMAGAISELAKHTLRADFRSVDPATSRIVLIEGQPKVLGAFHERLSAKALKALQGMGIEVMLDAHVNAIEPHYVLVQPDDKAAAPVRIDTETVVWAAGVKASPLGQVLADAIGGVTVGRGGHVPVNPDCTVGNRPDIFVIGDMASLPGANGKPLPGVAPVATQQGEYVAGVIVRRLKGETPKGPFRYFDKGTMATIGRGQAVAESMGFRFSGLLAWLAWLFIHIMYLARFENRMLVLFQWFWNYVTRNRTARLITGERPTGTRGA, encoded by the coding sequence ATGTCGGACGGCACGACGGCGCACAAGGTGGTGATCATCGGCGGCGGGTTCGGGGGGCTGGTCGCGGCCCAGGCGCTGAACAAGACGCCGACCGAGGTGACGCTGATCGACCGCCGCAACTTCCACCTGTTCCAGCCGCTGCTGTACCAGGTGGCGACCGGGGCGCTGTCGCCGGCCAACATCGCGTCCCCGCTGCGGTCGATCCTGAAGCGGCAGAAGAACACGCACGTGCTGCTCGGCGAGGTGACCGGCTTCGACGTCCCGGCGAAGGCGGTGCTGCTGAAGGACGGCACCCGCGTCCCGTTCGACACGCTCATCGTCGCGACCGGCTCGACGCACCATTACTTCGGCAAGACCGACTGGGCCGAGCGCGCCCCGGGGCTGAAGACCATTGAGGACGCGACCGAGGTCCGGCGCCGGGTGCTGTCCGCGTTCGAGCGGGCCGAGCGCGCCACCGACCCCAAGGAGCGCGCCCGGCAACTGACGTTCGTGGTGGTGGGCGGCGGGCCGACCGGGGTGGAGATGGCCGGCGCGATCAGCGAGCTGGCCAAGCACACGCTCCGCGCCGACTTCCGGAGCGTGGACCCGGCGACCTCCCGCATCGTGCTCATCGAGGGGCAGCCGAAGGTGCTGGGCGCGTTCCACGAGAGGCTCAGCGCGAAGGCGCTCAAGGCGCTCCAGGGGATGGGCATCGAGGTGATGCTGGACGCGCACGTCAACGCGATCGAGCCGCACTACGTCCTCGTGCAGCCGGACGATAAGGCCGCCGCGCCGGTCCGCATCGACACGGAAACGGTGGTGTGGGCCGCGGGGGTGAAGGCGTCCCCGCTGGGCCAGGTGCTGGCGGACGCGATCGGCGGGGTCACGGTGGGGCGCGGGGGGCACGTGCCCGTGAACCCCGACTGCACGGTGGGCAACCGCCCCGACATCTTCGTGATCGGCGACATGGCCAGCCTGCCCGGCGCTAACGGCAAGCCGCTGCCGGGGGTGGCGCCCGTGGCGACGCAACAGGGCGAATACGTCGCGGGGGTGATCGTGCGGCGCCTCAAGGGCGAAACCCCGAAGGGACCGTTCCGCTACTTCGACAAGGGCACGATGGCCACGATCGGCCGCGGGCAGGCGGTCGCGGAGAGCATGGGGTTCCGGTTCAGCGGCCTGTTAGCGTGGCTGGCGTGGCTGTTCATCCACATCATGTACCTGGCTCGCTTCGAGAACCGGATGCTGGTGCTGTTCCAGTGGTTCTGGAACTACGTGACCCGCAACCGCACGGCGCGGCTCATCACCGGCGAGCGCCCCACCGGCACCCGCGGCGCGTGA
- a CDS encoding NAD(P)-dependent oxidoreductase, with protein MKIVLFGATGMIGQRVLTEALNRGHAVTVVARDPSKVTAQAPNLSVVRGDLSDPARVQSLVTGAEVVVSAFAPPQGHEGQVADVARTLVRAVGAAEPPPRLVVVGGAGGLEVGPGVRVIDTPTFPAFLKPIAQAHIDAYEVYRTANVDWTFFAPAALIQPGQRTGRYRTGRDQLVVDDAGNSSISAEDYAAALLDEIEKPQFRRSRMTAAN; from the coding sequence ATGAAAATCGTACTGTTCGGGGCGACGGGCATGATCGGGCAGCGGGTGCTGACCGAGGCGCTGAACCGCGGTCACGCGGTGACGGTGGTGGCCCGGGACCCGTCGAAGGTGACCGCTCAGGCGCCCAACCTGAGTGTTGTGCGGGGCGACTTGTCGGACCCGGCGCGTGTGCAGTCGCTGGTTACGGGGGCGGAGGTGGTGGTGAGCGCGTTCGCCCCGCCACAGGGGCACGAAGGGCAAGTGGCGGACGTGGCGCGGACGCTCGTCCGAGCGGTCGGGGCGGCCGAGCCGCCGCCGCGGCTGGTCGTGGTGGGCGGGGCCGGCGGCTTGGAGGTCGGGCCGGGGGTGCGGGTGATCGACACGCCGACGTTCCCGGCGTTCTTGAAGCCGATCGCGCAGGCCCACATCGACGCTTATGAGGTTTATCGCACCGCGAACGTGGACTGGACGTTCTTCGCACCGGCGGCGCTGATCCAACCGGGGCAGCGGACGGGGCGGTACCGAACGGGCCGGGACCAACTGGTGGTGGACGACGCGGGCAACAGCAGCATCTCGGCGGAGGACTACGCGGCGGCTCTGCTGGACGAGATCGAGAAGCCGCAGTTCCGGCGCAGCCGGATGACGGCGGCCAACTGA
- a CDS encoding 3-keto-disaccharide hydrolase produces the protein MNVRTLLLVSAGALTALGAVGALQKEYKSGVVWPEPAVVTPGKNPGDAPSDATVLFDGKDLSKWQGGEKWEIRDGYAIVKGGEITTKDAFGDYQLHVEFATPEEVKGSGQGRGNSGVFLANRYEVQVLDSFDNKTYFDGQCASLYKQTPPMVNVCRKPGEWQTYDIVFTAPRFDEQAKEVKVLKPGYVTLIHNGVVVQNHFELQGNTYYDRPASYQKHPLKQPIRLQNHGNPVKFRNIWIREIKPLEGKKPEGK, from the coding sequence ATGAACGTTCGCACGCTGCTGCTGGTGTCCGCCGGCGCGCTGACCGCGCTGGGCGCGGTCGGTGCCCTTCAGAAGGAGTACAAGAGCGGGGTCGTGTGGCCGGAACCGGCGGTCGTCACGCCCGGTAAGAACCCCGGCGACGCCCCGTCCGACGCCACCGTCCTGTTCGACGGCAAAGACCTGTCGAAATGGCAGGGGGGTGAGAAGTGGGAGATCCGGGACGGTTACGCCATTGTGAAGGGCGGCGAAATTACCACGAAGGACGCGTTCGGCGACTACCAGTTGCACGTCGAGTTCGCCACCCCCGAGGAGGTGAAGGGCAGCGGGCAGGGCCGCGGCAACAGCGGCGTGTTCCTCGCGAACCGGTACGAGGTCCAGGTGCTCGACTCGTTCGACAACAAGACGTACTTCGACGGCCAGTGCGCGAGCCTGTACAAGCAGACCCCGCCGATGGTGAACGTGTGCCGCAAGCCGGGCGAGTGGCAGACCTACGACATCGTCTTCACCGCGCCGCGGTTCGATGAACAGGCGAAAGAGGTGAAGGTGCTGAAGCCCGGTTACGTCACGCTGATCCATAACGGCGTGGTGGTGCAGAACCACTTCGAGCTTCAGGGGAACACCTACTACGACCGCCCCGCGAGCTACCAGAAGCACCCGCTGAAGCAGCCGATCCGCTTGCAGAACCACGGCAACCCGGTGAAGTTCCGCAACATCTGGATTCGCGAGATCAAGCCGCTCGAAGGCAAGAAGCCCGAGGGCAAGTGA
- a CDS encoding putative quinol monooxygenase translates to MIHVIATITLKPGVRKPFLDVFRWVTPLVRAEAGCIEYQATVDVPTTMKVQDGPHDNVVTVVEKWESVEALYAHTDAPHMVEYREKVKDYVSGVKLVVSENA, encoded by the coding sequence ATGATTCACGTTATCGCGACGATCACCCTGAAGCCCGGCGTGCGGAAGCCGTTCCTGGACGTGTTCCGCTGGGTCACGCCGCTGGTCCGCGCGGAAGCCGGCTGCATCGAGTACCAGGCGACCGTCGACGTGCCGACCACGATGAAAGTGCAGGACGGCCCGCACGACAACGTGGTCACGGTGGTCGAGAAGTGGGAGAGCGTCGAAGCGCTCTACGCGCACACGGACGCCCCGCACATGGTGGAGTACCGCGAGAAGGTGAAGGATTACGTTTCGGGTGTAAAGCTGGTGGTATCGGAGAACGCCTGA
- a CDS encoding Rrf2 family transcriptional regulator, whose protein sequence is MTRSSRFVVAAHVLTLLARSDGALTSEYIAGSVNTNPVVIRRILAVLARAGLVATQEGTGGGGRLAKPAAEITLRAVYEAVEPDALFALHPRDPNPLCPVGGGIQSALEPTLRAAETALLGSLAGTSVADLVGRLGAESP, encoded by the coding sequence ATGACGCGGAGCAGTCGGTTCGTTGTGGCCGCCCACGTGCTCACGCTCCTCGCCCGGAGCGACGGGGCGCTCACCTCGGAGTACATCGCCGGGAGCGTGAACACGAACCCGGTCGTCATCCGCCGCATCCTGGCGGTGCTGGCGCGGGCCGGTCTGGTCGCCACCCAGGAAGGGACCGGCGGGGGCGGGCGGCTGGCGAAGCCGGCCGCGGAGATCACCCTGCGGGCGGTGTACGAAGCGGTCGAGCCGGACGCGCTGTTCGCCCTTCACCCGCGCGACCCGAATCCGCTCTGCCCCGTCGGCGGGGGCATTCAGTCCGCTCTCGAACCGACCCTTCGCGCTGCCGAAACGGCCCTTCTGGGCTCGCTCGCCGGGACGAGTGTCGCGGACCTCGTGGGACGACTTGGGGCGGAATCTCCGTAA
- a CDS encoding DUF417 family protein, producing the protein MNPRKLFELAARADRAGVAVTRVGLIVVLLWIGGLKVFRYEADGIVPFVANSPAMSFFYTDPAHYQAHMNPEGKLVPENRAWHETNRTYAFAYGLGAVIVLYGLLLCLHPWLPQAAAVGSFLVFVMSFVTLSFLVTTPESWVPALGDAQHGFPYLSGRGRLVIKDAIMMGAALVTMADSAKAYLRTRAA; encoded by the coding sequence ATGAACCCGCGGAAACTGTTTGAACTGGCGGCGCGAGCGGACCGGGCGGGGGTGGCGGTGACCCGGGTCGGGCTGATCGTGGTCCTGTTGTGGATCGGCGGGCTGAAGGTGTTCCGGTACGAGGCCGACGGGATCGTGCCGTTCGTGGCCAACAGCCCCGCGATGAGCTTCTTCTACACCGACCCCGCGCACTACCAGGCGCACATGAACCCGGAAGGCAAGCTGGTGCCCGAAAACCGGGCCTGGCACGAAACGAACCGGACCTACGCGTTCGCCTACGGCCTGGGCGCGGTGATCGTCCTTTACGGGCTGCTGCTCTGTTTGCACCCCTGGCTGCCGCAGGCGGCGGCGGTCGGCAGCTTCCTGGTCTTCGTGATGTCGTTCGTGACGCTCTCGTTCCTCGTCACCACCCCGGAAAGCTGGGTGCCGGCGCTCGGGGACGCGCAGCACGGGTTCCCGTACCTGAGCGGGCGCGGGCGGTTGGTGATCAAGGACGCGATCATGATGGGGGCGGCGCTGGTCACGATGGCGGACTCGGCAAAGGCGTACTTGCGCACACGCGCCGCCTGA
- a CDS encoding Gfo/Idh/MocA family protein: MSNPNRRTFLASTAVTTATAARLSAADGAALRVGFIGVGSRGTALLRNFLDAKLGTVVAVCDLKDEHAKRASALVTGAGQKAPTLVEDWKKLLEMKDVQAVVSALPCDLHAACYLDAIGAEKDLYGEKPMCLTPQDCDRVVKATGASKQVVQIGFQRRADPRFIEPMKLIHEGELGALVEGRVMWSNSWGPLGDWFGKKARSGDWMVEQACHNWDVINWACRGLPVRAMGMGRAGLFKAFQPDRDVHDYYSAVVEYENGVIVNILHSWVAPGQNGKFTKEFNDEYTRLNGVKAGIDFNTGVIAYRKELNLPDKVGHSAKGAINNTRLGLEAFADSVRTRKAPVATVEHGRDAVLACLLVREAVYQKKPITMKELRG, encoded by the coding sequence ATGTCGAACCCGAACCGCCGGACCTTCCTCGCATCGACCGCCGTCACCACCGCCACAGCCGCCCGCCTCTCCGCGGCCGACGGCGCCGCCTTGCGCGTCGGCTTCATCGGAGTGGGCAGCCGCGGGACGGCCCTGCTCCGCAACTTCCTGGACGCGAAACTCGGCACGGTGGTCGCGGTGTGCGACCTCAAGGACGAACACGCGAAGCGCGCCTCCGCGCTCGTCACCGGCGCCGGCCAGAAGGCGCCGACGCTGGTCGAGGACTGGAAGAAGCTGCTCGAAATGAAGGACGTGCAGGCGGTGGTGTCGGCGCTCCCGTGCGACCTGCACGCGGCCTGTTACCTCGACGCCATCGGGGCGGAGAAGGACCTGTACGGCGAGAAGCCGATGTGCCTCACCCCGCAGGACTGCGACCGGGTGGTGAAAGCCACGGGCGCGAGCAAGCAGGTCGTCCAGATCGGGTTCCAGCGCCGCGCCGACCCGCGGTTCATCGAGCCGATGAAGCTGATCCACGAGGGCGAACTCGGGGCGCTGGTGGAGGGCCGCGTGATGTGGTCGAACTCGTGGGGGCCGCTGGGCGACTGGTTCGGCAAGAAGGCCCGCAGCGGCGACTGGATGGTGGAGCAGGCGTGCCACAACTGGGACGTCATCAACTGGGCGTGCAGGGGGCTCCCGGTGCGGGCGATGGGCATGGGGCGGGCGGGGCTGTTCAAGGCGTTCCAGCCGGACCGCGACGTTCACGACTACTACTCGGCGGTAGTCGAGTACGAGAACGGGGTGATCGTGAACATCCTGCACTCCTGGGTCGCGCCGGGCCAGAACGGGAAGTTCACGAAGGAGTTCAACGACGAGTACACGCGGCTCAACGGCGTCAAGGCCGGGATCGACTTCAACACCGGGGTGATCGCGTACCGCAAGGAGCTGAACCTGCCGGACAAGGTGGGGCACAGCGCGAAGGGCGCGATCAACAACACCCGCCTGGGCCTCGAAGCGTTCGCCGACAGCGTGCGGACCCGCAAGGCGCCGGTGGCGACGGTCGAGCACGGCCGCGACGCGGTGCTCGCGTGCCTGCTGGTGCGCGAGGCGGTGTACCAGAAGAAGCCGATCACGATGAAGGAACTGAGGGGCTGA
- a CDS encoding SOS response-associated peptidase: MCARITAATTGAEVADLFGLAYDMSPPNPAARTGYNVGPSALVPVVRTTNGRCEVTELRWGLVPFWNTNPKHTGFVNARAETAPGKPAFHDPFRWRRCLVPADGFFEWKTVRKRKHPYYFRKAGGGTLVYAGVWDRWKGPNGVVETFAILTVPANDLVKPFRDRMPAILSGEHFGAWLDPRESRPSKLLPLLGPYPVERMERYAVGDQVNATTADGPDLLAAVPEPAEPTWTQPALFDAA, translated from the coding sequence ATGTGCGCACGCATTACAGCCGCTACAACCGGAGCGGAAGTCGCCGACCTGTTCGGCCTCGCCTACGACATGAGCCCGCCGAACCCGGCGGCACGGACCGGGTACAACGTCGGCCCGTCGGCCCTCGTTCCCGTCGTCCGCACGACCAACGGCCGGTGCGAGGTGACGGAACTGCGGTGGGGCCTCGTGCCGTTCTGGAACACGAACCCGAAGCACACCGGGTTCGTCAACGCCCGCGCCGAGACGGCCCCCGGCAAGCCCGCGTTCCACGACCCGTTCCGCTGGCGCCGGTGCCTGGTCCCGGCCGACGGCTTCTTCGAGTGGAAAACGGTCCGCAAACGGAAGCACCCCTATTACTTCCGCAAGGCCGGGGGCGGAACGCTCGTGTACGCCGGCGTGTGGGACCGCTGGAAAGGGCCGAACGGGGTGGTGGAGACGTTCGCGATCCTGACCGTGCCGGCCAACGACCTCGTGAAGCCGTTCCGCGACCGGATGCCCGCGATCCTGAGCGGGGAGCATTTCGGCGCGTGGCTCGATCCGCGCGAATCGCGGCCGTCCAAACTCCTACCATTACTCGGACCGTACCCGGTCGAGCGCATGGAGCGGTACGCGGTCGGCGATCAGGTGAACGCGACGACGGCGGACGGCCCCGACCTGCTCGCGGCCGTGCCCGAGCCGGCGGAGCCGACCTGGACGCAGCCCGCGCTGTTCGACGCCGCGTGA